A DNA window from Labrys wisconsinensis contains the following coding sequences:
- the choV gene encoding choline ABC transporter ATP-binding protein, which yields MAAVEFRNLDIVFGQKQAQALPLIDQGRTRDEILAATGCVLGAAGINLAVDKGEICVLMGLSGSGKSTILRAVNGLNKAARGQVLVEHEGRSIDVASCSAAELRMLRMKRIAMVFQQFALLPWRTVRENVGFGLELRGMAPAEIARVVDEKLALVGLTKWAGKFGHELSGGMQQRVGLARAFATDADILLMDEPFSALDPLIRDKLQDELLGLQSELKKTIIFVSHDLDEALKIGNRIAILEGGRIVQCGTAEDILLRPADDYVAEFVKHMNPLNVLRGHSLMTPSESLQHVDGEVLLDGAGRVRLRLDGLGKPVAVTLDGAAGRLAVADGETGLAPEGPADVIVAPVDLRMRAAIELRRATGNPVVLVDQLGRMAGLCGDNEIYRALLQRGPAAAA from the coding sequence ATGGCCGCCGTCGAATTCCGCAACCTCGACATCGTCTTCGGCCAGAAGCAGGCGCAAGCCCTGCCGCTGATCGACCAGGGCCGGACCCGCGACGAGATCCTGGCGGCAACGGGCTGCGTGCTCGGGGCCGCCGGCATCAACCTCGCCGTCGACAAGGGCGAGATCTGCGTGCTGATGGGCCTGTCCGGCTCGGGCAAGTCGACGATCCTGCGGGCCGTCAACGGCCTCAACAAGGCGGCGCGCGGCCAGGTGCTGGTCGAGCACGAGGGCCGAAGCATCGACGTCGCCAGCTGCAGCGCGGCGGAGCTGCGCATGCTGCGCATGAAGCGCATCGCCATGGTGTTCCAGCAGTTCGCGCTGCTGCCCTGGCGCACGGTGCGCGAGAATGTCGGCTTCGGGCTGGAGCTGCGCGGCATGGCGCCGGCCGAGATCGCCCGCGTGGTCGACGAGAAGCTGGCGCTGGTCGGCCTGACCAAATGGGCCGGCAAGTTCGGCCATGAATTGTCCGGCGGCATGCAGCAGCGCGTTGGCCTCGCCCGCGCCTTCGCCACCGACGCCGACATCCTCCTGATGGACGAGCCGTTCTCAGCGCTCGACCCGCTGATCCGCGACAAGCTGCAGGACGAGCTCCTGGGGCTGCAGTCGGAGCTGAAGAAGACCATCATCTTCGTCAGCCACGATCTCGACGAGGCGCTGAAGATCGGCAACCGCATCGCCATCCTGGAGGGCGGACGCATCGTCCAGTGCGGCACGGCCGAGGACATCCTGCTGCGCCCGGCCGACGACTACGTCGCCGAGTTCGTCAAGCACATGAACCCGCTCAACGTGCTGCGCGGCCATTCCCTGATGACGCCGTCGGAGTCCCTGCAGCACGTCGACGGCGAGGTGCTGCTCGACGGCGCCGGGCGGGTGCGCCTCCGGCTCGACGGGCTGGGCAAGCCGGTCGCGGTGACGCTCGACGGCGCCGCCGGGCGCCTGGCGGTGGCGGACGGCGAGACGGGCCTCGCGCCGGAGGGACCGGCGGACGTGATCGTCGCGCCGGTCGACCTGCGCATGCGCGCGGCGATCGAGCTGCGGCGGGCGACCGGCAACCCGGTGGTGCTGGTCGACCAGCTCGGCCGCATGGCCGGCCTGTGCGGCGACAACGAGATCTACCGCGCCCTGCTGCAGCGCGGCCCGGCCGCGGCGGCCTGA
- a CDS encoding amidohydrolase family protein, whose protein sequence is MPNFPIIDAHVHLYDVERLSYGWLAGVPAINRTHLLPDFDAARGPVAVEGLVFAEVAVDPGLHLAEAAFVQGLADADPRLIGMVAHAPVEKGAAVEEDILALKANRSLCGIRRLIQSEADPSFCLAPGFLEGLSVLARHGLPFDICIKHWAMAYALELARRCPDVQFVLDHIGKPDIRYGLREPWWREIRELARCPNVVVKLSGVVTEADHARWTPEDVKPYVAHVVDCFGFERLMFGSDWSVSALTHPYPAWVAIVDEVIRGAGEAEQRSLYRDTALRTYRLTAPGA, encoded by the coding sequence ATGCCGAATTTTCCGATCATCGACGCCCATGTCCATCTCTACGACGTCGAGCGCCTCAGCTATGGCTGGCTCGCCGGCGTCCCCGCGATCAACCGCACCCATCTCCTGCCGGATTTCGACGCCGCGCGCGGCCCGGTCGCGGTGGAGGGCCTCGTCTTCGCCGAGGTGGCGGTCGACCCCGGCCTGCACCTTGCGGAAGCGGCCTTCGTCCAGGGGCTCGCCGACGCCGATCCGCGCCTGATCGGCATGGTCGCCCATGCCCCGGTCGAGAAGGGCGCGGCGGTGGAAGAGGACATCCTCGCCCTGAAGGCGAACCGGAGCCTCTGCGGCATCCGCCGGCTGATCCAGTCGGAGGCCGACCCGTCCTTCTGCCTGGCGCCCGGCTTCCTGGAAGGCCTTTCCGTGCTCGCCCGCCACGGCCTGCCCTTCGACATCTGCATCAAGCATTGGGCCATGGCCTATGCCCTGGAGCTGGCGCGCCGCTGCCCCGACGTGCAGTTCGTGCTCGACCATATCGGCAAGCCGGACATCCGCTACGGCCTGCGCGAGCCTTGGTGGCGTGAGATACGCGAGCTCGCCCGCTGCCCCAACGTGGTGGTCAAGCTTTCCGGCGTCGTCACCGAGGCGGACCACGCCCGCTGGACGCCGGAGGACGTCAAGCCCTATGTCGCCCATGTCGTCGACTGCTTCGGCTTCGAGCGCCTGATGTTCGGCAGCGACTGGAGCGTCTCCGCCCTCACCCACCCCTACCCCGCCTGGGTGGCGATCGTCGACGAGGTGATCCGCGGCGCCGGCGAAGCCGAGCAGCGCAGCCTCTACCGCGACACCGCGCTGCGGACCTATCGCCTGACGGCGCCGGGCGCCTGA
- a CDS encoding NADP-dependent malic enzyme, which produces MTEQKPARRPRPSFTDQEALSFHSQGKPGKLEVVPTKPMATQRDLSLAYSPGVAVPVKAIAENPATAFDYTTRGNMVAVISNGTAILGLGDLGALASKPVMEGKAVLFKRFADVDCIDLEVDTKDADQFINAVRYLGPSFGGINLEDIKAPECFIIEQRLKELMDIPVFHDDQHGTAIIAAAGLFNALKITGRDISSTRLVVNGAGAAGIACVELVKAMGFAPNNVILCDTKGVVYQGRTEGMNQWKSAHAAITEARSLADALEGADVIFGLSVKGALTDAMVRSMAPNPIIFAMANPDPEITPDDAHAVRDDVIMATGRSDYPNQVNNVLGFPFIFRGALDVQATSINMEMKIAAARALADLAQEDVPDEVATAYQGARPRFGREYIIPAPFDPRLITRIPVAVAKAAMETGVARRPIADLEAYRVQLSARRDPVAGTLAQIYNKVRAYPKRIVFAEGEEEAVIRAAASFVNQGLGTAILVGREDRVQAAAAFAGVELREGIEIQNARLSPRTNAYAQLLYDRLQRRGYLMRDCVRLASLDRNHFAAAMVALGDADGMVTGLTRNYSIALEDVRRVVDAKPGHRVIGVSIVVARGRTVLVADTAIHDMPTSEELAGIAVEAASVARRFGYEPRVAMLAYSTFGHPEGERSERVRDAVRILDRQHVDFEYDGEMAADVALSREAMALYPFCRLSGPANVLIMPAFHSASISTKMLQELGGATVIGPILVGLDKPIQIVPLAAKDSDLVNMAVLAAFNVGG; this is translated from the coding sequence ATGACAGAGCAGAAACCGGCCCGCCGCCCCCGTCCCAGCTTCACCGACCAGGAGGCGCTGAGCTTTCACAGTCAGGGCAAGCCCGGCAAGCTGGAAGTGGTTCCGACCAAGCCGATGGCGACGCAGCGCGACCTGTCGCTGGCCTATTCGCCGGGCGTCGCCGTGCCGGTCAAGGCGATCGCCGAGAACCCGGCCACCGCCTTCGACTACACCACCCGCGGCAACATGGTGGCGGTGATCTCCAACGGCACCGCCATCCTCGGCCTCGGCGACCTCGGGGCGCTCGCCTCCAAGCCGGTGATGGAAGGCAAGGCCGTGCTGTTCAAGCGCTTCGCCGACGTCGACTGCATCGACCTCGAGGTCGACACCAAGGACGCCGATCAGTTCATCAACGCGGTGCGCTATCTCGGGCCCTCCTTCGGCGGCATCAACCTGGAGGACATCAAGGCGCCGGAGTGCTTCATCATCGAGCAGCGGCTCAAGGAGCTGATGGACATCCCGGTGTTCCACGACGACCAGCACGGCACGGCGATCATCGCCGCGGCCGGGCTGTTCAACGCGCTGAAGATCACCGGGCGCGACATTTCCTCCACCCGCCTGGTGGTGAACGGGGCGGGGGCGGCCGGCATCGCCTGCGTCGAGCTGGTCAAGGCGATGGGCTTTGCGCCCAACAACGTCATCCTCTGCGACACCAAGGGCGTGGTCTACCAGGGCCGCACCGAGGGCATGAACCAGTGGAAGTCGGCCCATGCCGCCATCACCGAGGCCCGCTCGCTGGCCGATGCGCTGGAGGGAGCCGACGTGATCTTCGGCCTGTCGGTCAAGGGCGCGCTGACCGACGCCATGGTGCGCTCGATGGCGCCCAACCCGATCATCTTCGCCATGGCCAATCCCGATCCGGAGATCACGCCGGACGACGCCCATGCGGTGCGCGACGACGTGATCATGGCGACCGGCCGCTCCGACTATCCCAACCAGGTCAACAACGTCCTCGGCTTTCCCTTCATCTTCCGCGGCGCGCTCGACGTGCAGGCGACCTCGATCAACATGGAGATGAAGATCGCCGCGGCGCGCGCCCTGGCCGATCTCGCCCAGGAGGACGTGCCGGACGAGGTCGCCACCGCCTATCAGGGCGCCCGGCCGCGCTTCGGCCGCGAATACATCATCCCGGCGCCGTTCGATCCGCGCCTGATCACCCGCATCCCGGTGGCTGTGGCCAAGGCGGCGATGGAGACGGGCGTGGCGCGCCGGCCGATCGCGGATCTCGAGGCCTATCGCGTCCAGCTCTCGGCCCGGCGCGATCCGGTCGCCGGCACGCTGGCGCAGATCTACAACAAGGTCCGCGCCTATCCCAAGCGCATCGTCTTCGCCGAGGGCGAGGAGGAGGCGGTGATCCGCGCCGCCGCGTCCTTCGTCAACCAGGGCCTCGGGACGGCCATCCTGGTCGGGCGCGAGGACCGGGTGCAGGCGGCGGCGGCCTTTGCCGGGGTGGAGCTGCGCGAGGGCATCGAGATCCAGAACGCCCGCCTGTCGCCGCGCACCAACGCCTATGCCCAGCTCCTCTACGACCGGCTGCAGCGCCGCGGCTATCTCATGCGCGACTGCGTGCGCCTGGCCTCGCTCGACCGCAACCATTTCGCCGCGGCCATGGTGGCGCTCGGCGACGCCGACGGCATGGTGACCGGCCTCACCCGCAACTATTCCATCGCCCTGGAGGACGTGCGGCGGGTGGTCGACGCCAAGCCCGGCCACCGCGTCATCGGCGTGTCGATCGTGGTGGCGCGCGGGCGCACCGTGCTGGTGGCCGACACGGCGATCCACGACATGCCGACCTCGGAGGAGCTGGCCGGCATCGCCGTCGAGGCGGCGTCGGTGGCGCGCCGCTTCGGCTACGAGCCGCGCGTCGCCATGCTGGCCTATTCCACCTTCGGCCATCCCGAGGGCGAGCGCTCGGAGCGGGTGCGCGATGCGGTGCGCATCCTCGACCGGCAGCACGTCGATTTCGAGTATGACGGCGAGATGGCGGCGGACGTGGCGCTGTCCCGCGAGGCGATGGCGCTCTATCCCTTCTGCCGCCTGAGCGGTCCGGCCAACGTGCTGATCATGCCGGCGTTCCACTCCGCCTCGATCTCGACCAAGATGCTGCAGGAGCTCGGCGGCGCCACGGTGATCGGCCCGATCCTGGTCGGCCTGGACAAGCCGATCCAGATCGTGCCGCTGGCCGCCAAGGACAGCGACCTCGTCAACATGGCGGTGCTGGCGGCGTTCAACGTCGGCGGATAG
- a CDS encoding LysR family transcriptional regulator, translating to MDRLDAMTVLVAAVEAGSLSAAGRRLSMPLATVSRRIAELEAHLGARLLVRSGRRLSLTEAGRAYVAACRRILEDIGEAERSAAGEYSTPRGELVLTAPIVFGRLHVLPVVCAFLAAYPDIQVRLMLADRMVHLADEQVDVAVRIGRLADSRLVAAQVGAIRRVVCAAPAYLAARGTPAIPDELAGHDCIAFEGLTVPGAWRFADAHGEMAVPIRARLVVNTAEAAIDAAVAGLGVTRVLSYQVAGAVQEGRLALLLQPFEPAPWPVSLVHAGQGRLPLKLRAFLDFAAPRLRERLAREGPPLT from the coding sequence ATGGATCGGCTCGACGCCATGACGGTGCTGGTCGCAGCGGTGGAGGCGGGCAGCCTCTCGGCCGCCGGCCGGCGCCTGAGCATGCCGCTCGCCACGGTCAGCCGCAGGATTGCCGAGCTCGAGGCCCATCTCGGCGCCCGCCTGCTGGTCCGCTCCGGCCGCCGTCTCTCCCTCACCGAGGCCGGCCGCGCCTATGTCGCCGCCTGCCGGCGCATCCTGGAGGATATCGGCGAGGCCGAGCGCAGTGCCGCCGGCGAATACAGCACCCCGCGCGGCGAGCTGGTGCTGACCGCGCCGATCGTCTTCGGCCGCCTGCACGTGCTGCCGGTGGTCTGCGCCTTCCTGGCGGCCTATCCCGATATCCAGGTCCGGCTGATGCTGGCCGACCGCATGGTCCATCTCGCCGACGAGCAGGTCGATGTCGCGGTGCGCATCGGCCGGCTCGCCGACAGCCGCCTCGTCGCCGCGCAGGTCGGCGCCATCCGGCGCGTCGTCTGCGCCGCCCCGGCCTATCTCGCCGCGCGTGGCACCCCGGCGATCCCCGATGAGCTCGCCGGCCATGACTGCATCGCCTTCGAAGGACTGACCGTGCCCGGCGCCTGGCGCTTTGCCGACGCCCACGGCGAGATGGCGGTGCCGATCCGGGCACGGCTTGTCGTCAACACCGCCGAAGCGGCGATCGACGCCGCCGTCGCCGGCCTCGGCGTCACCCGCGTCCTCTCCTACCAGGTCGCCGGCGCCGTGCAGGAGGGCAGGCTCGCCCTGCTTCTCCAGCCGTTCGAGCCGGCGCCCTGGCCCGTCAGCCTGGTCCATGCCGGCCAGGGCCGTCTGCCGCTCAAGCTGCGGGCCTTCCTCGACTTCGCGGCGCCGCGCCTCAGGGAGCGCCTGGCCCGGGAAGGACCGCCTTTGACCTGA
- a CDS encoding choline ABC transporter substrate-binding protein has translation MTIWKSFAAAMVAATLAAGSAAAGDPDSCKTVKFSDVGWTDITATTAITTRLLQGLGYTPKIDVLSVPVTYASMKTKDIDVFLGNWMPTMENDRKAYIADKSVVEVGANLPEGAKYTLAVPQYTYDKGLKSFADVAKFKDSLAGKIYGIEPGNDGNRLILGMISDNKFDLKGFELVESSEQGMLAQVQRATQRNEDVVFLGWAPHPMNVNYKIQYLSGGDDVFGPNFGGAVVYTNTRAGFATDCPNAGKLVANMKFTVDIENVVMNKILTDSEEAPKAAEEWLKANPGQIDTWLAGVTTFDGQPGAEAVKKSLGL, from the coding sequence ATGACGATCTGGAAGAGTTTCGCCGCCGCCATGGTGGCCGCCACGCTGGCCGCCGGCTCCGCCGCCGCCGGCGATCCCGACAGCTGCAAGACCGTCAAGTTCTCCGATGTCGGCTGGACCGACATCACCGCCACCACGGCGATCACGACGCGCCTGCTGCAGGGCCTGGGCTACACGCCGAAGATCGACGTCCTCTCGGTGCCGGTCACCTATGCCTCGATGAAGACCAAGGATATCGACGTCTTCCTCGGCAACTGGATGCCGACCATGGAGAACGACCGCAAGGCCTATATCGCGGACAAGTCGGTGGTCGAGGTCGGCGCCAACCTGCCGGAAGGCGCCAAGTACACGCTGGCCGTGCCGCAATACACCTACGACAAGGGCCTGAAGTCCTTTGCCGACGTGGCCAAGTTCAAGGACAGCCTCGCCGGCAAGATCTACGGCATCGAGCCGGGCAATGACGGCAACCGCCTGATCCTCGGCATGATCTCCGACAACAAGTTCGACCTGAAGGGCTTCGAGCTGGTGGAATCGAGCGAGCAGGGCATGCTGGCGCAGGTGCAGCGCGCCACCCAGCGCAACGAGGACGTGGTGTTCCTGGGCTGGGCGCCGCATCCCATGAACGTCAACTACAAGATCCAGTATCTCTCCGGCGGCGACGATGTCTTCGGCCCCAACTTCGGCGGCGCCGTGGTCTACACCAACACCCGCGCGGGCTTTGCCACGGACTGCCCCAATGCCGGCAAGCTCGTCGCCAACATGAAGTTCACCGTCGACATCGAAAACGTCGTGATGAACAAGATCCTCACCGACAGCGAGGAAGCGCCCAAGGCCGCCGAGGAATGGCTCAAGGCCAACCCCGGCCAGATCGACACCTGGCTCGCCGGCGTCACCACCTTCGACGGCCAGCCCGGCGCCGAGGCAGTGAAGAAGAGCCTCGGCCTCTGA
- a CDS encoding aldo/keto reductase, producing the protein MEYRQLGRSGLKVPALSFGAGTFGGQGPLFSAWGDTGVAEARRIVDISLEAGVTLFDTADVYSNGASEEILGQALEGRRERALISTKLGLPVGEGPLDAGSSRLRLVRGVEAALKRLRTDRIDLLQLHAFDAATPVEETLAALHDLVAAGKVLYVGASNFSGWQLMKSLAAADRHGWPRYVAHQAYYSLVGRDYEWELMPLGLDQGVGAMVWSPLGWGRLTGRIRRGQPLPKISRLHETADYGPPVDDERLYRVVDALDEVAAETGRSLPQIAINWLLRRPTVSSVIIGARNEEQLRQNLGAVGWSLTPEQVARLDAASAVTPAYPHYPYWREGGFKAVNPPPV; encoded by the coding sequence ATGGAATACAGACAACTCGGCCGCTCGGGCCTGAAAGTTCCGGCGCTCAGCTTCGGCGCCGGCACCTTCGGCGGCCAGGGCCCGCTGTTCAGCGCCTGGGGCGACACCGGCGTCGCCGAGGCCCGCCGCATCGTCGACATCAGCCTGGAGGCCGGCGTCACGCTGTTCGACACCGCCGACGTCTATTCCAACGGCGCCTCCGAGGAGATCCTCGGACAGGCGCTGGAGGGCCGGCGCGAACGGGCGCTGATCTCCACCAAGCTCGGCCTGCCCGTCGGCGAGGGCCCGCTGGACGCCGGTTCCTCGCGGCTGCGCCTCGTGCGCGGCGTCGAGGCGGCGCTGAAGCGCCTGCGCACCGACCGCATCGACCTCCTGCAGCTGCACGCCTTCGACGCCGCCACGCCGGTGGAGGAGACGCTCGCCGCGCTGCACGACCTCGTCGCCGCCGGCAAGGTGCTGTATGTCGGCGCCTCCAATTTCTCCGGCTGGCAGCTGATGAAGTCCCTGGCCGCCGCCGACCGGCACGGCTGGCCGCGCTATGTCGCCCACCAGGCCTATTATTCCCTGGTCGGCCGCGACTACGAATGGGAGCTGATGCCGCTCGGCCTCGACCAGGGCGTCGGCGCCATGGTCTGGAGCCCGCTCGGCTGGGGCCGCCTCACCGGCAGGATCCGGCGGGGCCAGCCGCTGCCGAAAATCAGCCGCCTGCACGAGACCGCCGATTACGGTCCGCCGGTCGACGACGAGCGCCTCTACCGCGTGGTCGACGCCCTGGACGAGGTTGCCGCAGAGACCGGCCGCAGCCTGCCGCAGATCGCCATCAACTGGCTGCTGCGCCGCCCGACCGTGTCGAGCGTCATCATCGGCGCCCGCAACGAGGAGCAGCTGCGCCAGAACCTCGGCGCCGTCGGTTGGTCGCTGACACCGGAGCAGGTCGCCCGGCTCGACGCGGCCAGCGCCGTGACGCCGGCCTATCCGCACTATCCCTATTGGCGCGAGGGCGGCTTCAAGGCGGTGAACCCGCCGCCCGTCTGA
- the choW gene encoding choline ABC transporter permease subunit — protein sequence MEDWITTYKIPLGRTMKQLIDALQAHSRLFDAIKDAIGFLVDGLTRILLFVPPVLLVVLIAGLAYWLHRSVKLTVFILAAFLLIINLGYWEATVQTISLVGWSALASVLIGVPIGIAAAHRPWLYAALRPVLDLMQTLPTFVYLIPTVVLFGLGAAPGLISTVIFAIPAPIRLTQLGITSVPAPLKEAGESFGATRWQLLWKVEIPHALPTIMAGVTQCIMLCLSMVVIAALVGATGLGTPIVRALGSMNVPMGFEAGLSIVLLAIVLDRVCKSPERRSKS from the coding sequence GTGGAAGACTGGATCACCACCTACAAGATCCCGCTCGGCCGGACGATGAAGCAACTCATCGACGCGCTGCAGGCTCATTCCAGGCTGTTCGACGCGATCAAGGATGCAATCGGCTTCCTGGTGGACGGGCTTACGCGCATCCTGCTGTTCGTGCCGCCCGTGCTGCTGGTGGTGCTGATCGCGGGCCTGGCCTATTGGCTGCACCGCTCGGTCAAGCTCACGGTCTTCATCCTCGCCGCCTTCCTGCTGATCATCAATCTCGGCTATTGGGAAGCGACGGTGCAGACCATCTCGCTGGTCGGCTGGTCGGCGCTCGCCAGCGTCCTCATAGGCGTGCCGATCGGCATCGCCGCCGCGCACCGGCCCTGGCTCTACGCGGCGCTGCGTCCGGTGCTCGACCTGATGCAGACGCTGCCGACCTTCGTCTATCTCATCCCGACCGTGGTGCTGTTCGGCCTCGGTGCGGCGCCGGGCCTGATCTCGACGGTGATCTTCGCCATCCCGGCGCCGATCCGCCTCACCCAGCTCGGCATCACCTCGGTGCCGGCGCCGCTGAAGGAGGCGGGCGAATCCTTCGGCGCCACGCGCTGGCAGCTCTTGTGGAAGGTGGAGATCCCGCACGCCCTGCCCACCATCATGGCCGGCGTCACCCAGTGCATCATGCTGTGCCTGTCCATGGTGGTGATCGCCGCCCTGGTCGGCGCCACCGGGCTCGGCACGCCGATCGTGCGGGCGCTCGGCAGCATGAACGTGCCGATGGGCTTCGAGGCGGGCCTGTCCATCGTGCTCCTGGCGATCGTGCTCGACCGGGTGTGCAAGAGCCCGGAACGACGCTCCAAGTCCTGA